The Naumovozyma dairenensis CBS 421 chromosome 1, complete genome genomic interval AGGTGATCGACAATTTATAGAACAAAGAGACCTAATATTACAAGAGATTAATGTGACGATGGATTCTATATTGAATGgattaaatgaattaaatatatcGTTAGAAAGCTCAATTGCCGTGGGGAAAGGGTTTGAATCTGTTTCAGAACTTTGGAAGACATTCTTTGATGGATTAGAAAGTGTTACAGATATCCCTGTTGAAACTGCTACTAATGAACATGAAGAACGTATAGAAGAATAAGATGCCTCCAATCTTTGAATGCTAATGAGTTAGGGGCATCTACCCAGTCTAGGCAAGCATGTAGCGTGAGACACCGTGGTTATAGATGGAAAGCATGAAATCATTTCGCACCACACAGGTCTGTTAGAGCAGTACAGGCTGTATTCTTTACCTACCATATATGATTCTGGTATGTGACTATATTATGAAATGGTGGCGTTTGACCAT includes:
- the DAD1 gene encoding Dad1p (similar to Saccharomyces cerevisiae DAD1 (YDR016C); ancestral locus Anc_3.239), which produces MSINNNTAKKTAPLISEGDRQFIEQRDLILQEINVTMDSILNGLNELNISLESSIAVGKGFESVSELWKTFFDGLESVTDIPVETATNEHEERIEE